DNA from Tsuneonella dongtanensis:
GCGCGCATCGTCGACCCAGCAGTCCGAATAGACGAAGGCGGTCGGGAATTCGGGCTTGAGCGGCACGCCCGCCGGATGGGTCGCGAGCGACACCGTCTCGGTGGCGGGCAGCCGCTTGCGGCCGCCGATATGGTCGTAGAGGAACAGTCCCGTGCGCACGAGCCAGCGCGGGCGCAAGCCGGGCACATGGGGCAGCACGAAGCGCATCGGCCACGCGATATGCGGAGCGATGCCCCACAGCCGCTCGCGTTCGGACAGGCTCTCGCGCACGAGCCCGAACTCGTAATGCTCGAGATAGCGCAAGCCGCCATGGATGAGCTTGGTCGACGCCGACGAAGTGCCGCCGGCGAGGTCCCCCGCCTCGAGCAGGAGCACTTTCGCGCCACGCCCCGCCGCGTCGCGGGCGATCCCGCAGCCGTTCACCCCGCCGCCGATGACGGCAAGGTCGTAGAGAATTGACGCCTGGCTCACCGGATCAGTCGAACTTCAGCGGCCCATGTTCGATGTGCGGCAGCACGTAACGCGCGAACATGTCGCACTCGTTGACGTGGGGATAGCCCGAGAGGATGAACGCCTCGATCCCCTCGGCCTGATAGGCGCGCAGCTTGGCGAGCACCTGGTCCGGCGTGCCGACGATCGCGGCGCCGCAGCCCGACCGGGCGCGACCGATACCGGTCCACAGGTTCTCCTCGACGAAGCCGTCGCCGTCAGCGGCGCCGCGCAGTTCGGCCTGGCGCTGCACGCCGTAGTTCTTCGCATCGAGCGAAGCCTCGCGAATAGCGCGGCCCTTCTCGTCGTCGAGCTTCGACAGCAGGCGGTCGGCGTAGGCGCGCGCCTCGTCCTCGGTCTCGCGCACGATCACATGGACGCGGTAGCCGAACTTGAGCGTACGGCCGTACTTCGCCGCCCGTTCGGTAAGGTCGGCGATGTTCTCGCGCACCTTGTCCATCGTGTCGGGCCACATGAGGTAGACATCGCAGCCCTCAGCTGCGCATTCGCGGGCTTCGTGGGACAGGCCGCCGAAATAGAATGGCGGGCACTTGCCGCTGATGGTCTTGATCCGCGGCGGATCGAGCTTGAGCTGGTAGTGCTCGCCCTGGTGATCGATGCTCTCGCCGTTGAGGAGCTGGCGGACGATCTTCATCACTTCGGTCGCACGGCCATAGCGCGGACCGCCGGGCATCGCCTGTCCCGGCATGTCGGACGAGATGATGTTGACGTTGAGGCGGCCTGCGGTGCCATCGGCGTTGGGGCCGAGGATACGGTCGAGCGTCGCGATCCGGCGCGCGAGCTGCGGGGGCCAGTCCTCTCCGATGCGGGTCGCCCAGAGCAGCTTCATGCGGCGGAGCAGCGGCGCCATGGCTGCCGCGAACACCGTGGTGTCGAGCCCGAGCTGGTACCCCGAGGGCAGCAGGATGTTGTCGAACCCGCCCTCTTCGGCGCGCAGGACGATGTTGCGGCAGTGCTCCCAGCTCGACTGGAGCTGCGGATCGGGCACGCCGAGAAACTCGTAGTCGTCGTCGCAGAGCGCGGAGAACCACGCGATTTCGCATTGTTGCGCTTGGGTCATGGAAGCCTCTCTCCTCGCGCGGCGACGAGCACCGCGTACCAATCCTGCCGGGTCCAGCGCATCGCCAGCGCCTGCGCGGCTTCGGCGATGCGCCCGGCGCTCTGCGAACCGACGATGGGGATGATCCCTGCCGGATGCGCCATCATCCAGCCGTAGGCGGCAACGCTGCGACTGGCGCCCTGCTCCTTGCCGATCCGGTCGAGCTCGGCAGCGACTGCCTTGTCGCGCGCGCTTTCGGGCGAAAGCAGGCGGCCGCCTCCAAGCGGCGACCATGCGAGCGGGGTCAGCCCCAGCCGCATGGCCTGGTCGAGCTCGCCGTTCTCGAAGCAGTCGATGCGCAGCGGGCTGATCTCGGGCTGGGTCGCGACGAGCTTGTGCGTCAGGAAGTGCTGGAGCGCCTCGGTCTGCTGCTGCGTGAAGTTCGATACGCCGATGGACCGGATCTTCCCGCCGGTCACGGCATCGTCGAGCGCCCGGGCAACCTCCTGCGGGTGCGCCAGGATGTCGGGCCGGTGGACCTGCCACAGGTCGACCATGTCGACCTTGAGCCGCCGCAGCGATTCGTCGATCGCCTGCGCGAGATATTCGGTCGACTGGTCGTAGGGCAGCGGGGGCCGAATGCCGCCCTTGGTCGCCAGGACCATGCGAGCGCGAAGTCCCGGCTCGGCCGCGAGCACTTCGCCCAGCAGCGCCTCGGCATCGCCGAACCCGGCATTGCCGTCGAAACCATAAATGTCCGCGGTGTCGAGCAAGGTGATCCCGGCGTCGAGCGCGGCGTGCACGAGCTTTGCCGCCTCGCCCGCCGAACGACCGTTCTCGGCCAGGCGCCACATGCCCCAGGCAATCGGCGACACGTCGATCCCGGTGTGCCCGAGCGACCGGGTGGCAGGCGGGGCGGGCAAAAGGCTCATGCAGATCTCCGGGGCGGCGGAGCGACCGAAGCGCGCTCGACCAGTTGATGGGGCAGGCGGCGATGCTGTGTCTCGCCGCCCGCGATCAGGATTTCGGCCGCGGTGTGCGCCAGCTCGGCCATAGGCTGATGGATCGTGGTCAGCGGCGGCCAGACGGTCCGCGCGAGCGTCGTGTCGTCGAACCCGGCGACCGACAGTTCGGACGGTACCTCGATCCCGCGCGTATGCGCCTCGGCAAGAACGCCGGCGGCCATGTCGTCGTTGGAAGCGAAGATCGCCGTCGGCGGCTGCGGCATGTCGAGGAGGACCCTCGCCGCGCGCATCCCGCTGTCGAAGTCGAACTCCCCGTCGATCACCAGCGCGGGTTCGAACGCGATACCCGCCCGATCGAGCGCCTTGCGATAGCCGTAGAGCCGTTCCTCGCTCGCCATGTGGCTCGGATGGCCTTTCACGAACCCGATCCGGCGGTGTCCATGGTTGACGAGATGCGTGGTCATGTCGTCGCCCGCCTGGACGTCGTCCATGAACACCGAACTGGTGAGCGCGTGGTTCGTCCCGGGCGAAATCCGCACGAACGGGATGTCGAGGGTGTCGAGCACCGACAGCACCGGCGCGCAGTCGGTCACCGGAGACGACAGGATGATCCCGTCGACGTGGGTTTCGGAGATCAGCCCTCGCACTTCCGCGCCCACCGACGGATCGTCGACGTCGACCGGCTGGGCGAGCAGGCGGATGCCCTGCGCATGGCAGAAGTCCCAGCACCCCTTCTGGATCTGGAAGGTATAGTAGGGACTGTGATTGTCGTAGATCAGCGCGACCTGGTTCGACTTCGCACCGGACAGGATCCGCGCAGCGACGCTGGGCCTGAAGTCCAGCTCGGCCATCGCGTCTTCGACCCGCTTGCGAGTCGCTTCGCTGACGTAGGGATGACCGTTGAGCACGCGGCTGACCGTCTTTACCGCCACCCCGGCGCGCGCGGCGACATCGCGGATGTTGGAACGGCCGCTCATGCCGCCAGCGCTTTCGGCAGGCCTGCGAAGATCGCAGCGTGCGGGCTCCCGGGTCGGTAAAACACCGGAGGCTCGCCAACCGGCGCCGCCACTGTGTGCGTCCCGGGAGCGAAGTCGCGCCCCGACCAGACGTGCCGCCACGGCGCATCGCCGGGCAGGACGACCTGCCGCGCTCTCGCGCCCTCTTCGACTACCGGTGCCACCATGAGGTCGGACCCGTAGAGATACTGATCCCGCACCGCAAACAGGGCAGGGTCGTCCGGATATTCGAGAAACAGGGGTCGCTGGAGCGGGAGCCCGGTCTGGGCCGCTTCGTCGCTCAGCGCGCGAACGTATGGGGCGAGCGCGGCGTGCACGCGGCTCCATCGCGCGAAGCAGGCGAGAAGTTCCGGGGTGCTGTCGTACTGCAGGTTGTCGTCGGGCCGGTTGCCTTCGTGACTGCGCATGACGGGTGCGAACGCGGCCAGCTCGCACCAGCGCATGAGCAACTCCTCGGTCCGCACATTGCCGAGCAGCGAGGTGTATCCGCCGCAGTCGGAATGGCTGTAGGCGTTTCCGACCAGCCCCGATGACAGCGCGGCGGTTATCACCGTGCCGATGCCGTCGTGGCGGGTGAAATCGACGCACTGGTCGCCCGCCCAGAGCAGGGGGCAATGCGCCTGGACGCCCGAAAACCCGGCGCGCATGAAGAAGACGGCGTCGCCGGTCTTACCGCGACTGGCCAGCGCGCGCGCGTTCACTTCCGCCCACAGCACCGGCCACCGGTTGTGCGCTTCCATCGGATCGCTGCCGTCGGCCAGCCTGAGATCGGTGGGAAGGTACTCGCCGAAGTCGGCCATCCAGCCCATGATGCCGCGGTCGAGCATTTCGCGACCGAGGACACGCTCGGCAAACCAGTCGCGCGTTTCCGCGCGGGTGAAGTCGATCACCCCGCAATCGAACTCGCCGAAGTCGACGAGATACACCTCGTCGCTACCCTGCTGCAGGCAGAAATGCCCGCCCTCCAGCGCCTCGGCATAGAGTTCGGCGTCGTTGGACAGATACGGGTTGGCGTATGCGAGGAAGCGGATCCCGCGCCGGGCCAGCGCTTCGATCCGCGCTTCGAGATCGGGGTATCGCGCCGCACTGCGCGCGCCGAGTTGCCAGTCCCAGAACAGGCGGCGACCAAAACTCGTCTCGCGGATGCCCGCCCAATCCTCGCACCACAGGCCGGAGATCGCGGCTCCGGCTTCGACGAAGCGCTCCAGCCGGTCGAAACTCGATGCCCCCGACTTGAGGCCGACGATCGCACCCCCGATCGCCCAGTCCGGCAAGGGAGGCTGGCGGCCGAAGCGGCCGGCAAGCTGGCCGACCAGCGCCTTGGGGCCTTCTGCGGCGAACAGTTCGAAACGGGCCATGCTCGACCACACCTCGACCGCGTGCGCGACCGGATCGGTGAAATCGAGCACGCTGTAGCAACTCGCGTCGAGGTGCACCGCGATCCAGCGCGACGTGAGGAACGTCGGTTGCGGATAGTTGGTGTGATAGTAGTCGCCGCCGGCCATCCCGGCCTCGTCCATCGCACGGGTCAGCGCGGTCGACTTGTCGCGGCCCACCCCGGGCTCGCTGGTCCACATCGGAAACCGACGTCCGCTCAGCGCCAGGTAGCTCATCTGCTCGCCGCCGCCCCAAACGGTCTCACCCGGCTCTGCGTGAAAGCGAATGTAGATGCGATCGAACGCGGGATCGTCGCAGCTGACGGTCAGCCCACCGTCCGACCAGTCGAGGCGAGCCCCGTCGAAACGGACGCCGGTCGGGGTCGCGCTCCACTCACCCAGATCGCGACGGTCTCGCGGCGCATCGTCGATCCTGAAGTTGCCGCGAACCATCTCGATGTCCGGCGTTCCCCGGGCGATGGCCAGCGCAGGACAATCCGGGGCATGGCGCAACACGACCCGGCCGCCGAGAAGCAACTCGAATCCGCCATCGCGCGCCCTGAATTCGACCGTTTGCGCCATTTCTCCCCCGGTTGCGTCCGCATAAAGGCCTGAAAAGCCGACTGCGCCGCCTGTCCCATATGACACCGCTTGACATACCGGGTCAATGCGCGCATTTCAAGGGCAACGAAAGTTCGTTTCGCAGGGAGAGATTTTCATGATCCGTATGGGTTTCCGTTCGCGCGCGCTCGCGCTGTCGGGCAGCATGATCGCGCTTGTCGCGGCGAATCCGGCGCTCGCGCAAGATGCTTCCGATGCCACCGACGAGGGTGGGATCGAGGAGATCATCGTAACCGCGAACAAGGTCGCCGAGAACGTCCAGGACGTTCCCATCGCAATCACCGCGCTGACGTCTGATCGTCTCGAGACCGCCGGGACAACCAGCCTCGAAGGCATCACCCAGCTCGTTCCGTCGGTCACGTTCCGCAAGGGCACGACGAGCGCCAACAGCGCCATCGTGATGCGCGGGGTCGGCACGATCACCTTCTCGATCGCCGCCGAGCCGAGCGTGTCGACCGTCGTCGACGGCATCGTCCTCAGCCGTTCGGGACAAGCGTTCATGGATCTCGTCGATGCCGAGCGGCTCGAAGTGCTGCGCGGCCCGCAGGGCACCCTGTTCGGCAAGAACGCCAGCGCCGGCCTCGTCAACATCGTCTCGAAGGGTGGTACGGACAGCCTCGAGGCAGAGGCGCGCGCCGAGTACTTCGAAGGGGACGAGTATCGCCTGCGCGGGTCGCTTTCGGGTCCGCTCGGCACTGACCTGAGCGCGCGCGTGACCGGGTTCTACGGCAGTTACGATGGCAACATCACCAACGTGTTCGGCGGCCAGAACAACCAGGTCAACGGATATGAGCACTACGGCGCCCGCGGCATCCTCGACTATAACGGACCAAGTGCGCGGGTGCGCTTCATCGCTGACCTGTTTCGCGCCAACGACGATTGCTGCGCCGACGTGACGACCGTCAGCCGCGGCGCAGTCCTCGATGCCGAGCTGGGCCTGCCCGGCGGTGTCGCGCACGGCCTCGACCAGCGCTTCGTGAACCACAACCTGGTCACGCAGACGCGCGACCGGCAATGGAGCCTCACCCTGTCGGGTGACCTTGACTTGAGCGATACGCATACGCTGAGCGTCGTCGGCGGATATCGCAACTGGCGGAATACCGAGTTGCGCGAAGGCGATTTCCTGCCGCGCGCGATCGTGGGTACGGCCGAGCTCCACGATGAAGGTCTCGTGACAACCGAACAGCTGTCAGTCGAAGCGCGGATCGCATCGGACAGCGCTCTGCCGTTTTTCTACCAGGTCGGCGCCTTTGCCTGGCATTCGGACAACACTCAGATATTCACTCGCAGGGACATCACTTGCAGCACGTCGACGTTGCCCTTGGCGCCGAGCGGCGCCCGGCCTTGCAACGTAGCCGATACGGTCAATACGCTGTTCCCCACCGCCACCTCGAACAGCGACGTCAGTTCGTCCAACTTCGCCGTGTTCGGCCAGGGGACCTTCCGCCTCTCGGACCTGATCGCGATCACCGGGGGCTTGCGCTACACCTGGGACGACCTGTCGTATGTCCACGTCCGCGCGCCGGGCGTGAACGCGACCAACGGAGCTCCCGCAACGGGTCCGGGCATTTCGGGCAATCCCGCGGGCGGAACGATTGCTTCGGGCGGCAACGGTACGAACATCTCGCGCGGAAGCAGCACCAACGGCAACCTTTCGGGCAAGGCCGTCCTGCAGATCACCCCTTCGGACGACGTGATGCTCTACGGCAGCTACACGCGCGGCTACAAGGGACCGGCGTTCAACGTCTTCTTCAACCACACCGCACCGACCAACGCGATCCCGATCGACGAGGAAACGTCGGACGCGTTCGAAATCGGTGCCAAGACGCAGTTCCTCGACAACCGCGTCCAGCTCAACGTCGCGGCCTTCTCGGTCGAGTACGACGGGTTCCAGGCCAATAACTTCGTCACTCTCAACGGTGCGGTCGTAACGAACCTCACCAACGCCGGCACGGTGAAGTCGCAGGGCTTCGAAGTCGACATGCTCGCGGTTCCGGTGGACGGTCTTACCCTGCGCGCCAGCGCGGCCTATGCCGATGCCTTCGTGAAGCGGTTCAACCCGAATCCGCAGACCAACGCGCCCGACGCGCGCAACGGCACCCAGCTCCCGCTGGCGCCCAAGTTCGTCTACACGCTGGGCGCCGGCTATGAGGGCGATCTCGGCGGGATGAAGCTCTACCTCGACACCGATTTCCGCCACGTCAGCAGGCAGTTTTCCGACCTTGGCGAGAGCGGCCCGATCGACCCCTACGGAATCTGGAATGCCTCGGTCGGCTTCTCCGATGCCGACGACCGTTATCGCCTGACGTTCCACGCCCGGAACATCACCGACGAGAGCTATGCGCTGCTCAACGTCAGCAACGGCCAGCGCCTGCAAATCCCGCGCGATGCGGACCGGTACTTCGGCGTGAGCCTACGCGCGCGCATCCGGTAATCGGACAAGCCCGTCGGGTCGGGCACAGCAGCGGCCGCGGAAGGAGACTTCCGCGGCCGTTTCCTTTGGCCGGCACACTGCTAGGATCGCCGGCACCGATATGGGTGGCCGATGATCGATACTCCGCTGCTTCTCGCCTTCATCGCGGCCGCCGCGCTTCTGGCGATCACGCCCGGGGTCGATACGGCGATCGTCCTGAGGGCGGCGGCTGTGGACGGAAAGCGTTCGGCACTGCTGGCAGCGCTCGGCATCGGCACCGGCTGCCTTGCATGGGCTCTGGCGGTCTCGCTCGGCCTTGGCCCTCTGCTGGCTGCTTCGGAAATGGCCTACACCGCGCTCAAATTGGCGGGCGCCACGTACCTCGTGTGGCTGGGAGCACGGATGCTCATGCAGCCGCGCGGCGCGTTCGCGCCGGACGTCAACGTCGGAACCGGCCGGGGAGCCTTCGCGCGCGGCCTCTTCACCAACCTCCTCAATCCCAAGGTCGGGGGATTCTACGTCAGCTTCTTGCCGCAGTTCGTGCCGGCAGGCGCGGACCTGGCCAGTTCTTCTCTGATCCTCGCCTGCATTCACATCGCGTTGTCGCTGGCGTGGTTCGGCGCGATCATCGCAGCGACGGGGCAGATCGGGCGCCTGCTCCGGCGCCCCGGCGCGGTCGGATGGCTCGACCGCGCGACCGGTGTGGTGCTGGTCGGCTTCGGCCTTCGCCTCGCGCTGTCGACGCGGTCCTGAGGGCTACTCGCCCTCGTCCTCAGCAACGATCCGCGGCACGAGGAAGTGCACCCAGGCAAGCGCCGTGAGATAGGCCAGCGCAGCGGCCCAGAACAGCGGGGCATAGCCGACGCCCGAGGTGAGCAGCGCGCCGGTCGCTTCCTGGATGCCGAAACCCGCGACGTTGCCGGCGATGGCACCGATCGCCATCACGGTGGCGACGCGGCGCGCGGGCACCGCATCGGCCGCGAAGCCGAAGATGTTCGTCGAGAAACCTTGGTGCGCGAAGAGACCGAGGCCGATGATCGCCGCCGCGGTCCAGGCGCTGTCGACCGTCAGCGCCAGCGGGATCGGCAGCACCGCGAGGCCATAGAGGAACATACCGGTCTTGCGCGCAGCGTTGACCGAGCGCCCCTTGCCGAGCAGCACGCCGAACAGCTTGCCCGCCGTCAGCGCGCCGACGGCCGCCATCGTGAACGCGAGCGCGGTCGGCCCGACGAGTTCGGACTGCGAGAGGTTGAACACCTTGTGGAACAGGTCGGGCAGCCAGAAGGTGAAGAACCACCAGAACATGTCGGTAATCGCCTTGGCGCCGGCGATCGCCCAGGTCTTGCGGTCGGACAGCGCCTCTCCGTAGGACGAGCGCACGGGTGCGCCCTCGACCGCCGCGGCACGCGGCAACGGCTTCAGCCGGCGCGTCCCCATGATCCAGAAGGCGAGCCAGACGAACCCCAGCAGGCCGGTAACGATGAAGGCCGCCTTCCACCCGAACACGACCGCGAAGGGCACGACAGTCAGCGGGGCAAGGATGTTGCCGATGTTGGGTGCGGTATTGACGATCCCCATGCCCATCGTGCGCTGACGGATCGGCAGGTATTCTGCCGCCGCCTTCACCGCCGCGGGCGTATTCACCGCCTCGAAAGCGACCAGCGCAACCCGCGCGGTGACGAACTGGGTCACCGTCGCCGCGACCGCGTGCGCCATGCCCGCAACCGACCACATCGCAACCGCGGCACCGTAGGCCAGCTTCACGCCGAAGCGGTCGATGATCCAGCCGACGAACAGCAGCGCCGCGGCGGCGGCAAGCTGGCTGGCGGACGCGAAGTGTGCGAATTCCGCATCGCCCCACCCGTACTCGGCAGAAATCGTCGGCTTCAGCAGCGAGAGGACCTGCCGGTCGACGTAATTGATGATCGTGCCAAAGAAGAGCAGCGCGATCAGCCAGTTGCGCGTGCGGGCCAGAGCCCGGTCTTCGGCAGCCTGATCTGCCGTGCTCGCGCTAACCCCGTCGGTCATCCCCGCCACTCCCTTGCGCGCCCTTGCGGCGCGTCACGCTTGCACGATACCCATTCGCGCGCGTAAGGGAAGGATAATATGACACCGTCGGACAATGGCGCCGCTAAGGGGCGGATCGACTGGGACGCGCTGCCCTATGGCGGCGACCTGTTCGGCGAGATCTACCTGGCCGAAACGGCGCCGGCTCCGGTCGATGCGAAGCCGCCGCGCAAGCCCCTCTCCCGCTTTCTGCCCGGGCTCGCGGTGGTCGGTGTCGCCGCGGGAACGGCGGCGTGGCTGGCCGAGCATTACGGTTTCCCGATCATCCTCCTCGGCCTTCTCATCGGCCTCGCGCTCAACTTCGTCGCGCGCGAAGAGACGACGCATCCGGGACTCGACCTCGCAAGCCGAACCTGCCTGCGCTGGGGCATCGTTGCGCTGGGGTTCCAGGTCACGCTGGCGCAAGTGCTCGACCTCGGACCATGGCCCTTCGCTGCGCTCATCGCCATCATGCTGGTCGCCTTCTTCGCCGGGGTCGGCGGGGCGGCGGTATCGGGGCAGTCCCGCTATGCTGGGATCCTTGCGGGCGGTGCGACCGCGATCTGCGGCGCGAGCGCGGCGCTGGCGCTGTATGGAATCATCGGGCGCGACCGTTTGAGCCAGGCGCAATTCGCGCTGACGCTCGTGGGGGTCAGCCTCGCGAGCGCGCTGGCGATGTCGCTCTACCCGGCGATCGCGGGCGAGATGGGTCTCACCGACAGTCAGGCCGGGTTCCTGATCGGCGCCTCGATCCACGACGTCGCGCAGGCGATCGGCGGCGGCTTTACCTATTCGGACGCGGCGGGGTCCGAAGCGACGATCATCAAGCTTTCGCGGGTGGCCCTGCTCGGGCCGGCGATGATCCTGGTCGCGCTGTGGATCGGCAATTCGGCCGTGGATGCCCGCCAGCCGATCTGGCGCCGGGTTACGCTGCCATGGTTCATCGTCGGCTTCGTGGCGCTGATGGCGGTGAACAGCACGGGCGTCGTGCCCCCCGCGGTTCAGGCAACCTTGATGACAGCATCCAAGACGCTGCTGCTGTTCGCGGTCATCGCAACCGCGATGCGGTCCGACATGGCGCTCATCATGCGGCTCGGCTGGCGCGCCGCGACTCCCGTCGTGTGCGCCACTCTGGCCAGCTTCCTCGCCGCGGTTGCCGCCCTCTGGCTGGGTGCCGCCTGATCCCTGAAAACGTTGGGCCGGCCGCCTTCCGCGAGGAAGACGACCGGCCCTGCGCCCCCGAGTGGCCCCCCGGCGTGAACTAGAACTTCTTGCGCAACTCGACCACGAACTGACGTCCGCGCGGACTGTGCAGTTCGCTGAAGAAGCCGAACGACTCGTCCGCCAGCGGAGGATCCTCGCCGAACACGTTGTTCACCGCGAAGCGAAGCCGCGTGCCGTCGAGCGGCGTGTCGTTCTTGATCGAGTAGGCGACCGACAGGTTCATCGTGAACAGGTCGTCCACCGGATAGAAGTTCGCGTTCGGATCGTCCGACACGATCAGCACGTCCCGCACCACGCTGGTGTCGTAGACCTTGCCGACGTACTGGCCGAACACGCCCACTTCGACCGGGCCCTTTTCCCAGTTGATGGAGCCGCTGGCACGCCACTTGGGCCGCCCCTCCACCTCGAGAAGCTCGCCAAGCCCGCCGACGGTCACGTCGAGCGGCAGGGTTCCGGCAGCGACCGCGTCAAGGATCTCCTGCCCGTCGGGCCCGGCATCCTGCACGAAGCTGATCAGGCGGGCGGCATTGAGGCGCAGGCGGAAATCGCCCAGCCCGAAGTCCGGCACTCGGTAGTAGAGGCCGAAATCGACGCCCTTCGACGTGCGGCTGTCGAGGTTGAGATAGGGGTCGAGCACGAAGTCGATCTTGCCGGCGGGCTGAAGGCCGGTGCCGGTGAACAGCGCAACGTCGTCCGCCGTCGGAGCGAGTCGGATGACGTTGGGGTTGGTGCTGCCGTTGAGGCGGCGCAGCAGGTCGAGCGCGATCGCGTTGTCGTCGCCGAACGTGCCGACCAGTCCGGTCTGGCGCACCCGCCAGTAGTCGGCCGTGATGGTCAGACCGGGAATGAACGTCGGCTCGAGCACCACGCCGAGGTTGATGCTGGTGCTGTCTTCGGGGTTGAGCGTATCGGCGCCCGACCGGAAGCTGATGACGCCGGCCCCGGGGCACGCGCCGAGGCTCGACAATTGCCCCTTGGCAACCTGGGCGGTGCAGACGACGAAATCGTCGCGGGTGTTCGACCGGGTCGTGCCTGCATCGTTCACCTGGACGAGGTTCGGTGCGCGGAAGCCCTGCGACCAGGCCCCACGGAAAGTCAGCCCCGGAAACAGGGTCCACGAGGCCGCGACACGCGGCACCGCCGCGGTCGCGTCGATATCCTTGAAGTGTTCGACGCGCCCGGCCAGCTGGAGGTTCAGCTGTTCGACAAGCGGTATGTCCATCTCGGGGCTGACGATGGGCACGAAAACCTCGGCAAAGGCCGAATAGACTTCGCGCACCCCGCTCGTGTCAGGCGAGGGGCTGGTGCCCGCGACATCGCTGCCGTTGAATTCGCCGGTCACGCTGTCTGTGAAGGTGATCGTTCCATCGAGCCGGGGATCGCGATCGTCGTAGAACGTTTCGCGCCGCCACTCGACGCCTGCGGCCACGCCGAGGTTGCCGCCGGGGAGCGAGATCAGGTCGTCGCGGCTGAGCTTGAAATCGGCGAGCGCGAGGCTCGTCCCACCCTTGCGGAACACATCGATGCGAAACGGGTCGATCGACGATGCCGGGTTGGGCGTGCAATCGCCCTGCCCCGGATCGCCGGTCACACAGCCGCCGTTGAACGGATTGTATGCGTCGGGCGTCGTGAGGTTGATCTGGTTCTGCATCGCCGTGAGCGAGACGCGGTTACGCGCCAGGTCGATCGAATCCGCTTCCGAATAGACGAAGCCGGTATCGAAATCCCACGCGCCGAAATTGCCCCGCAGACCGCCGACGAGACGGTACGTGTCCTTGTCGACGGTCACGTCACGGTTGCCGACATCGACGAAGCGGTAGCGCTCCATGATGATGTCTGCGCCGGTCGACGGGATCGTCGTGCCCGGCAGGCGTTGCGGGTTGGGCTGGCCGTTGCGCAGGGTCGGGCCGAAGGGATTGTAATAGGCGTTGCGCGAAATGCCGACCGGTACTGCGCTCAGGATCGCCGACGCCTCGATGAAGCGGCGGTTCTCGGAGCGATAATAGCTGCCCTCGAAATAGGCCTCGACATTGTCGCTGAGCTCGTAGCTCAGCAGCGCCAGTGCATTGTAGCGATCCTTTTCGCTGATCAGGTGACTGCCGAAGTTGGTGTTGTAGCGGACCGCCGTCGTCGGGGTGGTGCCGTCGCGGGCGCACAGACCCGGCCCGAAGGTCATCCTGCAGCCGGGGAACGTGCTGGGTTGGAGATAGAAATCGTCGTCGCCGATGGGTGTGCGATTGCTCGGCGCCTGGATGTCGAACTGGCCAAAGGGGCCGAAGGTGTTGCGGTTGTTGAAGGATGCGTCGTCCGCGAAATCGGTCCCGGCGACGAGCGGGATGCGGTTCTCGTCTGCGGCATAGATGCGGTCGCGGGCGAGCAGGCCGTTCTCGTGGAAATAGCCGCCGTACAGCGTCAGGTTGCCGCGGCCTCCGCCGAAGTCGAAGCCGA
Protein-coding regions in this window:
- a CDS encoding aldo/keto reductase, with amino-acid sequence MSLLPAPPATRSLGHTGIDVSPIAWGMWRLAENGRSAGEAAKLVHAALDAGITLLDTADIYGFDGNAGFGDAEALLGEVLAAEPGLRARMVLATKGGIRPPLPYDQSTEYLAQAIDESLRRLKVDMVDLWQVHRPDILAHPQEVARALDDAVTGGKIRSIGVSNFTQQQTEALQHFLTHKLVATQPEISPLRIDCFENGELDQAMRLGLTPLAWSPLGGGRLLSPESARDKAVAAELDRIGKEQGASRSVAAYGWMMAHPAGIIPIVGSQSAGRIAEAAQALAMRWTRQDWYAVLVAARGERLP
- a CDS encoding LacI family DNA-binding transcriptional regulator → MSGRSNIRDVAARAGVAVKTVSRVLNGHPYVSEATRKRVEDAMAELDFRPSVAARILSGAKSNQVALIYDNHSPYYTFQIQKGCWDFCHAQGIRLLAQPVDVDDPSVGAEVRGLISETHVDGIILSSPVTDCAPVLSVLDTLDIPFVRISPGTNHALTSSVFMDDVQAGDDMTTHLVNHGHRRIGFVKGHPSHMASEERLYGYRKALDRAGIAFEPALVIDGEFDFDSGMRAARVLLDMPQPPTAIFASNDDMAAGVLAEAHTRGIEVPSELSVAGFDDTTLARTVWPPLTTIHQPMAELAHTAAEILIAGGETQHRRLPHQLVERASVAPPPRRSA
- a CDS encoding alpha-glucosidase produces the protein MAQTVEFRARDGGFELLLGGRVVLRHAPDCPALAIARGTPDIEMVRGNFRIDDAPRDRRDLGEWSATPTGVRFDGARLDWSDGGLTVSCDDPAFDRIYIRFHAEPGETVWGGGEQMSYLALSGRRFPMWTSEPGVGRDKSTALTRAMDEAGMAGGDYYHTNYPQPTFLTSRWIAVHLDASCYSVLDFTDPVAHAVEVWSSMARFELFAAEGPKALVGQLAGRFGRQPPLPDWAIGGAIVGLKSGASSFDRLERFVEAGAAISGLWCEDWAGIRETSFGRRLFWDWQLGARSAARYPDLEARIEALARRGIRFLAYANPYLSNDAELYAEALEGGHFCLQQGSDEVYLVDFGEFDCGVIDFTRAETRDWFAERVLGREMLDRGIMGWMADFGEYLPTDLRLADGSDPMEAHNRWPVLWAEVNARALASRGKTGDAVFFMRAGFSGVQAHCPLLWAGDQCVDFTRHDGIGTVITAALSSGLVGNAYSHSDCGGYTSLLGNVRTEELLMRWCELAAFAPVMRSHEGNRPDDNLQYDSTPELLACFARWSRVHAALAPYVRALSDEAAQTGLPLQRPLFLEYPDDPALFAVRDQYLYGSDLMVAPVVEEGARARQVVLPGDAPWRHVWSGRDFAPGTHTVAAPVGEPPVFYRPGSPHAAIFAGLPKALAA
- a CDS encoding LLM class flavin-dependent oxidoreductase, translating into MTQAQQCEIAWFSALCDDDYEFLGVPDPQLQSSWEHCRNIVLRAEEGGFDNILLPSGYQLGLDTTVFAAAMAPLLRRMKLLWATRIGEDWPPQLARRIATLDRILGPNADGTAGRLNVNIISSDMPGQAMPGGPRYGRATEVMKIVRQLLNGESIDHQGEHYQLKLDPPRIKTISGKCPPFYFGGLSHEARECAAEGCDVYLMWPDTMDKVRENIADLTERAAKYGRTLKFGYRVHVIVRETEDEARAYADRLLSKLDDEKGRAIREASLDAKNYGVQRQAELRGAADGDGFVEENLWTGIGRARSGCGAAIVGTPDQVLAKLRAYQAEGIEAFILSGYPHVNECDMFARYVLPHIEHGPLKFD